In Gadus chalcogrammus isolate NIFS_2021 chromosome 1, NIFS_Gcha_1.0, whole genome shotgun sequence, one DNA window encodes the following:
- the LOC130390680 gene encoding monocarboxylate transporter 1-like, with protein sequence MAPAVGGPQGYTPPEGGWGWMVVIGAFISIGFSYAFPKSITVFFKEIEVIFDVTSSQVSWISSIMLACMYGGGPISSILVNKYGSRAVMMFGGCLSGSGLIAASFCNSIQALYFCIGVVGGLGLAFNLNPALTMIGKYFFKKRPIANGIAMAGSPVFLSTLAPINTWFFDKFGWRGSFLILGGLLFNCCVAGSLMRPIGPKPKPVERGTERRTASQIMNSFIDFTLFKHRGFLLYLMGNFIMFFGLFAPLVFLSNFGKSRDIPKEKAAFLLSVLAFVDMVARPSMGMVANTKWIRPRIQYFFAASVLYNGVCHVMAPLSVTYTGFVIYAIFFGFAFGWLSSVLFETLMDIVGAQRFSSAVGLVTIVECGPVLLGPPLLGRFKDIYNDYKYTYQGCGIILIVSSVFLFFAMGINYRLMDKEKKEEERRVKVEGRRYEPNKSKAVSKVAEDTV encoded by the exons ATGGCTCCTGCAGTCGGTGGCCCTCAAGGATACACGCCCCCGGAGGGTGGCTGGGGATGGATGGTGGTGATCGGCGCCTTCATCTCCATCGGCTTCTCCTACGCCTTCCCAAAGTCCATCACCGTCTTCTTCAAGGAGATTGAGGTCATCTTCGATGTTACTAGCAGCCAGGTGTCGTGGATTTCATCCATTATGCTGGCGTGTATGTATGGAGGAG GTCCAATCAGCAGCATCCTGGTTAATAAGTACGGGAGTCGCGCTGTGATGATGTTCGGGGGCTGCTTGTCCGGATCGGGCCTCATCGCCGCCTCTTTCTGCAACTCCATCCAGGCGCTCTATTTCTGTATTGGAGTTGTGGGAG GCTTGGGATTAGCCTTCAACCTCAACCCAGCACTTACAATGATCGGAAAGTACTTCTTCAAGAAGAGACCCATTGCCAACGGCATCGCCATGGCCGGCAGCCCTGTCTTCCTCTCCACCCTGGCACCAATCAACACCTGGTTCTTCGACAAGTTTGGCTGGAGAGGAAGCTTTCTGATCCTTGGGGGCCTTCTCTTCAACTGCTGTGTGGCAGGTTCTCTCATGCGACCCATAGGGCCCAAACCCAAACCGGTGGAGAGGGGCACGGAGAGGAGGACCGCATCACAGATCATGAACAGCTTCATTGACTTCACCCTGTTCAAGCACCGCGGCTTCCTGCTGTATCTCATGGGCAACTTCATCATGTTCTTCGGCCTCTTCGCCCCACTCGTTTTCCTCAGTAATTTCGGCAAGAGTAGAGATATCCCCAAAGAGAAGGCTGCTTTTTTGCTTTCCGTACTCGCTTTTGTAGATATGGTGGCAAGGCCCTCCATGGGCATGGTGGCCAACACCAAGTGGATCCGACCAAGAATACAATACTTCTTTGCTGCATCTGTCTTGTACAACGGTGTGTGCCATGTGATGGCACCTTTATCTGTGACCTACACAGGCTTTGTGATTTATGCCATTTTCTTCGGCTTCGCCTTCGGCTGGCTGAGCTCGGTGCTGTTTGAGACCTTGATGGATATCGTTGGGGCTCAGCGCTTCTCCAGTGCTGTGGGGCTGGTCACCATTGTGGAGTGTGGCCCTGTGCTGCTAGGACCACCTCTATTGG GGAGGTTCAAAGACATCTACAATGATTACAAGTACACCTACCAGGGATGCGGTATTATCCTCATTGTTTCCAGTGTGTTCCTCTTCTTTGCCATGGGAATCAACTATCGTCTAATGGAcaaagagaagaaggaggaagagagaagggtTAAGGTAGAGGGTAGGAGATATGAGCCAAATAAAAGCAAAGCAGTGTCAAAGGTGGCAGAAGATACGGTCTAA
- the sycp1 gene encoding synaptonemal complex protein 1 isoform X2, which translates to MDKDRGFTFKLLVPPRVNRGQISAVRPQEIVEDWSVRQAAGGQQGFNPCIDKALPKANMVVPNKPGRQDIPKSRVVPSVENDENNSGQLYTMLFDEVDKIKSWKAKVDSETMKNDRSLQENRRIIETQRKAIQDLQFENEGLSIKLEEEIHENQDLRIKNNATRNLCHLLKDTFERSSEKIHLFESEREETHQLFLENNESIQGMITAFETLRIQAEADRHEMLQVKEGLLQFEVLKDKVDQEYRIKYDEVKLLEKKLKEKEDELEKLMVNLKITQESCRLLEEENGKQKELIKSSKYDQDSVLHKLQDAEELCKETEKNLARMTSAMEKTKEDYAQLNQQKDLRIEELSKAEYQQANALVEMQAAANERELLLSSEKERGKELELKLQDISMEMEDTMAALGETREKSLKKDEEIKVAADELIKSQSIGILMERNKCIEAGVQETAAELSRANEEAKLFKGKVEILSAERELQKKAGLRAEKAHNELKEKARMAEEKVQEVEAKLLVELEQRQASTFHMEQQKKDIIQHEIRYGELLSRYNDVHMKLEEKLKASEEREMDITREVEGLEDKNQHLREEVSSLNIQIQEQFKKTADLENQLLQSDDNLQDKITKKEKQYKVMEAKLCNLKAKFEAKSKTQEERNTENKTLKKQMAKEIERCGHLEDKINHLKEECEHMKRENEGERKRLLEELDVKTTMAAELENEVQILKLTASEVTKNKEDLELKCQHKIGDMVALMEKHKNQYDEMVKEKDAELEETKNTQKEAFARKSSLELELFQNKIENDDLKNNLKKAMKETEQLQMELHELKKDISTLKISQRSESPVPKENVDILKETFPKTKSAGCKNNNGGFSTAKIQESNRKTPSWNTIQISGRTPKHQDISKEIIKTPSWSTGTVSRIGATPKIKSYRIRTPPSLEKSAPWGRGTLELDPKSDSSEPNDLMTFADEPEPRFSAKQRKGHTLKTNKSPAVYKSPGNSLKIAAIKRMRDAGWITVASSDEKKKKVDQKIFA; encoded by the exons ATGGATAAAGACCGAGGGTTCACATTTAAACTGTTAGTGCCACCGAGGGTGAACCGAGGGCAGATCTCGGCGGTCCGACCGCAGGAGATAGTGGAGGACTGGAGCGTGAGGCAGGCAGCAGGCGGACAGCAG GGCTTCAACCCATGTATTGACAAAGCTTTACCTAAGGCAAACATGGTTGTTCCAAATAAACCTGGCAGAcaag ATATCCCAAAGTCAAGAGTTGTACCTTCAGTAGAGAACGATGAG AATAATAGTGGACAACTCTATACCATGCTGTTTGATGAAGTGGACAAAATAAAATCTTGGAAAGCCAAAGTGGACTCTGAGACCATGAAAAACGACCGCAGTCTGCAAGAAAATAGAAGAATAATTGAAACCCAGCGCAAAGCCATTCAGGATTTGCAG TTTGAAAATGAAGGTCTAAGTATAAAGCTGGAGGAAGAGATACATGAGAATCAGGATTTAAGGATCAA GAACAATGCCACAAGGAATTTATGTCATTTATTGAAAGATACTTTTGAACGTTCATCGGAAAAAATTCATTTAT TTGAAtctgagagagaggaaacacacCAACTCTTTTTGGAAAATAATGAAAGTATTCAG GGGATGATTACTGCCTTTGAGACCCTTCGTATTCAAGCAGAAGCGGATCGACATGAAATGCTGCAAG tCAAAGAAGGCCTGTTGCAATTTGAAGTGCTCAAAGATAAAGTTGACCAGGAATATCGCATCAAATATGACGAG GTTAAACTCCTTGAGAAAAaactgaaggagaaggaggatgaaCTGGAGAAGCTGATGGTAAACCTTAAAATAACCCAGGAGAGTTGCAGACTACTTGAAGAAGAGAATG GTAAACAGAAAGAACTTATCAAAAGTTCCAAATATGACCAGGACTCTGTTCTTCATAAACTTCAAGATGCAGAAGAGCTGTGTAAAGAAACTGAG AAAAACCTGGCAAGAATGACCTCAGCAATGGAGAAAACCAAAGAAGACTATGCACAATTAAACCAACAGAAAGATTTAAGAATAGAGGAGCTCAGCAAAGCTGAATATCAACAAGCAAATGCATTAGTGGAAATGCAGGCTGCAGCAAATGAGAGAGAATTATTACTATCATCAGAAAAGGAAAG agGAAAGGAGCTTGAGCTTAAGCTTCAAGACATCAGCATGGAGATGGAGGACACCATGGCAGCTCTAG GAGAAACAAGGGAGAAGAGCCTAAAAAAAGATGAAGAGATCAAGGTTGCAGCAGATGAACTG ATTAAATCACAGTCCATTGGCATTCTCATGGAGAGGAACAAATGTATTGAAGCCGGAGTTCAAGAAACAGCAGCTGAGTTGTCTAGAGCAAATGAGGAAGCCAAACTTTTTAAG GGTAAAGTTGAGATTTTATCTGCTGAAAGGGAACTGCAGAAGAAGGCCGGTCTGAGGGCTGAAAAGGCCCATAATGAGCTGAAAGAGAAAGCCAGGATGGCTGAG gaaaAAGTACAGGAAGTGGAAGCCAAGTTATTGGTTGAGCTAGAGCAAAGACAAGCATCAACCTTTCATATGGAACAACAAAAAAAGGACATTATTCAACATGA AATAAGGTATGGAGAGCTGTTATCAAGGTATAATGATGTGCACATGAAGCTAGAAGAAAAATTGAAG GCTAGTGAGGAAAGGGAGATGGACATCACAAGAGAAGTCGAAGGATTAGAAGACAAAAACCAACATTTACG AGAGGAAGTTTCTTCGTTGAATATCCAAATTCAGGAGCAATTTAAAAAAACGGCAGATCTGGAGAATCAATTATTGCAAAGT GATGACAACTTGCAGGATAAAATAACCAAAAAAGAGAAGCAGTATAAAGTGATGGAAGCAAAG CTGTGCAATCTCAAGGCAAAATTTGAAGCTAAGTCTAAGACCCAGGAAGAACGCAACACAGAG AATAAAACCCTTAAAAAACAGATGGCAAAAGAGATTGAAAGATGTGGTCATCTTGAAGATAAG ATTAATCATCTAAAAGAGGAATGTGAACATATGAAAAGAGAGAACGAAGGAGAACGTAAAAGATTGCTTGAAGAGCTTGATGTCAAAACTACTATGGCAGCTGAGCTTGAAAATGAG GTGCAAATACTGAAGCTCACAGCTTCAGAAGTCACCAAGAACAAGGAGGACTTGGAACTCAAATGTCAACACAAGATTGGCGACATGGTCGCACTAATGGAAAAACACAAG AACCAGTATGATGAAATGGTTAAAGAAAAGGATGCAGAGCTTGAGGAGACAAAAAATACCCAGAAGGAGGCTTTTGCCCGAAAAAGTTCACTG GAGTTGGAGCTTTTCCAGAATAAGATCGAAAATGATGACCTGAAAAATAATCTGAAGAAAGCCATGAAAGAGACA GAACAGCTACAGATGGAGTTGCATGAATTGAAGAAAGACATTTCCACATTAAAGATCAGTCAGCGATCAGAG TCACCTGTTCCAAAGGAAAACGTAGACATTTTGAAAGAAACGTTCCCAAAGACCAAGAGTGCAGGCTGCAAAAACAACAATGGAGGTTTCTCAACTGCCAAAATACAG GAATCAAACAGGAAAACTCCTTCTTGGAACACCATACAAATATCTGGTCGGACACCAAAACATCAG gACATTTCAAAAGAGATCATCAAGACACCTTCTTGGAGCACAGGTACCGTAAGCAGGATTGGAGCCACACCAAAAATCAAG TCCTACAGAATCAGAACCCCCCCATCTTTGGAGAAGTCAGCTCCTTGGGGAAGGGGCACCCTGGAGCTCGATCCCAAGTCTGACAGTTCTGAGCCCAATGATCTCATG ACATTTGCTGATGAACCTGAGCCACGATTCTCTGCAAAGCAGCGCAAAGGACACACCCTCAAGACG AACAAAAGCCCTGCCGTGTATAAATCCCCTGGAAACTCCCTGAAGATTGCTGCGATAAAAAGGATGAGAGATGCAGGTTGGATTACTGTCGCTAGCTCAgacgaaaagaaaaagaaggtgGATCAAAAAATATTTGCTTAA
- the sycp1 gene encoding synaptonemal complex protein 1 isoform X1: protein MDKDRGFTFKLLVPPRVNRGQISAVRPQEIVEDWSVRQAAGGQQGFNPCIDKALPKANMVVPNKPGRQDIPKSRVVPSVENDENNSGQLYTMLFDEVDKIKSWKAKVDSETMKNDRSLQENRRIIETQRKAIQDLQFENEGLSIKLEEEIHENQDLRIKNNATRNLCHLLKDTFERSSEKIHLFESEREETHQLFLENNESIQGMITAFETLRIQAEADRHEMLQVKEGLLQFEVLKDKVDQEYRIKYDEVKLLEKKLKEKEDELEKLMVNLKITQESCRLLEEENGKQKELIKSSKYDQDSVLHKLQDAEELCKETEKNLARMTSAMEKTKEDYAQLNQQKDLRIEELSKAEYQQANALVEMQAAANERELLLSSEKERGKELELKLQDISMEMEDTMAALGETREKSLKKDEEIKVAADELEIKSQSIGILMERNKCIEAGVQETAAELSRANEEAKLFKGKVEILSAERELQKKAGLRAEKAHNELKEKARMAEEKVQEVEAKLLVELEQRQASTFHMEQQKKDIIQHEIRYGELLSRYNDVHMKLEEKLKASEEREMDITREVEGLEDKNQHLREEVSSLNIQIQEQFKKTADLENQLLQSDDNLQDKITKKEKQYKVMEAKLCNLKAKFEAKSKTQEERNTENKTLKKQMAKEIERCGHLEDKINHLKEECEHMKRENEGERKRLLEELDVKTTMAAELENEVQILKLTASEVTKNKEDLELKCQHKIGDMVALMEKHKNQYDEMVKEKDAELEETKNTQKEAFARKSSLELELFQNKIENDDLKNNLKKAMKETEQLQMELHELKKDISTLKISQRSESPVPKENVDILKETFPKTKSAGCKNNNGGFSTAKIQESNRKTPSWNTIQISGRTPKHQDISKEIIKTPSWSTGTVSRIGATPKIKSYRIRTPPSLEKSAPWGRGTLELDPKSDSSEPNDLMTFADEPEPRFSAKQRKGHTLKTNKSPAVYKSPGNSLKIAAIKRMRDAGWITVASSDEKKKKVDQKIFA from the exons ATGGATAAAGACCGAGGGTTCACATTTAAACTGTTAGTGCCACCGAGGGTGAACCGAGGGCAGATCTCGGCGGTCCGACCGCAGGAGATAGTGGAGGACTGGAGCGTGAGGCAGGCAGCAGGCGGACAGCAG GGCTTCAACCCATGTATTGACAAAGCTTTACCTAAGGCAAACATGGTTGTTCCAAATAAACCTGGCAGAcaag ATATCCCAAAGTCAAGAGTTGTACCTTCAGTAGAGAACGATGAG AATAATAGTGGACAACTCTATACCATGCTGTTTGATGAAGTGGACAAAATAAAATCTTGGAAAGCCAAAGTGGACTCTGAGACCATGAAAAACGACCGCAGTCTGCAAGAAAATAGAAGAATAATTGAAACCCAGCGCAAAGCCATTCAGGATTTGCAG TTTGAAAATGAAGGTCTAAGTATAAAGCTGGAGGAAGAGATACATGAGAATCAGGATTTAAGGATCAA GAACAATGCCACAAGGAATTTATGTCATTTATTGAAAGATACTTTTGAACGTTCATCGGAAAAAATTCATTTAT TTGAAtctgagagagaggaaacacacCAACTCTTTTTGGAAAATAATGAAAGTATTCAG GGGATGATTACTGCCTTTGAGACCCTTCGTATTCAAGCAGAAGCGGATCGACATGAAATGCTGCAAG tCAAAGAAGGCCTGTTGCAATTTGAAGTGCTCAAAGATAAAGTTGACCAGGAATATCGCATCAAATATGACGAG GTTAAACTCCTTGAGAAAAaactgaaggagaaggaggatgaaCTGGAGAAGCTGATGGTAAACCTTAAAATAACCCAGGAGAGTTGCAGACTACTTGAAGAAGAGAATG GTAAACAGAAAGAACTTATCAAAAGTTCCAAATATGACCAGGACTCTGTTCTTCATAAACTTCAAGATGCAGAAGAGCTGTGTAAAGAAACTGAG AAAAACCTGGCAAGAATGACCTCAGCAATGGAGAAAACCAAAGAAGACTATGCACAATTAAACCAACAGAAAGATTTAAGAATAGAGGAGCTCAGCAAAGCTGAATATCAACAAGCAAATGCATTAGTGGAAATGCAGGCTGCAGCAAATGAGAGAGAATTATTACTATCATCAGAAAAGGAAAG agGAAAGGAGCTTGAGCTTAAGCTTCAAGACATCAGCATGGAGATGGAGGACACCATGGCAGCTCTAG GAGAAACAAGGGAGAAGAGCCTAAAAAAAGATGAAGAGATCAAGGTTGCAGCAGATGAACTG GAGATTAAATCACAGTCCATTGGCATTCTCATGGAGAGGAACAAATGTATTGAAGCCGGAGTTCAAGAAACAGCAGCTGAGTTGTCTAGAGCAAATGAGGAAGCCAAACTTTTTAAG GGTAAAGTTGAGATTTTATCTGCTGAAAGGGAACTGCAGAAGAAGGCCGGTCTGAGGGCTGAAAAGGCCCATAATGAGCTGAAAGAGAAAGCCAGGATGGCTGAG gaaaAAGTACAGGAAGTGGAAGCCAAGTTATTGGTTGAGCTAGAGCAAAGACAAGCATCAACCTTTCATATGGAACAACAAAAAAAGGACATTATTCAACATGA AATAAGGTATGGAGAGCTGTTATCAAGGTATAATGATGTGCACATGAAGCTAGAAGAAAAATTGAAG GCTAGTGAGGAAAGGGAGATGGACATCACAAGAGAAGTCGAAGGATTAGAAGACAAAAACCAACATTTACG AGAGGAAGTTTCTTCGTTGAATATCCAAATTCAGGAGCAATTTAAAAAAACGGCAGATCTGGAGAATCAATTATTGCAAAGT GATGACAACTTGCAGGATAAAATAACCAAAAAAGAGAAGCAGTATAAAGTGATGGAAGCAAAG CTGTGCAATCTCAAGGCAAAATTTGAAGCTAAGTCTAAGACCCAGGAAGAACGCAACACAGAG AATAAAACCCTTAAAAAACAGATGGCAAAAGAGATTGAAAGATGTGGTCATCTTGAAGATAAG ATTAATCATCTAAAAGAGGAATGTGAACATATGAAAAGAGAGAACGAAGGAGAACGTAAAAGATTGCTTGAAGAGCTTGATGTCAAAACTACTATGGCAGCTGAGCTTGAAAATGAG GTGCAAATACTGAAGCTCACAGCTTCAGAAGTCACCAAGAACAAGGAGGACTTGGAACTCAAATGTCAACACAAGATTGGCGACATGGTCGCACTAATGGAAAAACACAAG AACCAGTATGATGAAATGGTTAAAGAAAAGGATGCAGAGCTTGAGGAGACAAAAAATACCCAGAAGGAGGCTTTTGCCCGAAAAAGTTCACTG GAGTTGGAGCTTTTCCAGAATAAGATCGAAAATGATGACCTGAAAAATAATCTGAAGAAAGCCATGAAAGAGACA GAACAGCTACAGATGGAGTTGCATGAATTGAAGAAAGACATTTCCACATTAAAGATCAGTCAGCGATCAGAG TCACCTGTTCCAAAGGAAAACGTAGACATTTTGAAAGAAACGTTCCCAAAGACCAAGAGTGCAGGCTGCAAAAACAACAATGGAGGTTTCTCAACTGCCAAAATACAG GAATCAAACAGGAAAACTCCTTCTTGGAACACCATACAAATATCTGGTCGGACACCAAAACATCAG gACATTTCAAAAGAGATCATCAAGACACCTTCTTGGAGCACAGGTACCGTAAGCAGGATTGGAGCCACACCAAAAATCAAG TCCTACAGAATCAGAACCCCCCCATCTTTGGAGAAGTCAGCTCCTTGGGGAAGGGGCACCCTGGAGCTCGATCCCAAGTCTGACAGTTCTGAGCCCAATGATCTCATG ACATTTGCTGATGAACCTGAGCCACGATTCTCTGCAAAGCAGCGCAAAGGACACACCCTCAAGACG AACAAAAGCCCTGCCGTGTATAAATCCCCTGGAAACTCCCTGAAGATTGCTGCGATAAAAAGGATGAGAGATGCAGGTTGGATTACTGTCGCTAGCTCAgacgaaaagaaaaagaaggtgGATCAAAAAATATTTGCTTAA